The window CGGCCGGGTTGACCGACGACGGCGCCATCGACATGCCGTCGTGCCCCGACATCGGTTCCGTCATCCACTGCATCGGCGCGCCGATCGCCTGCTCGGGCTGGTCCCAGAGCATGAGCCAGCCCTTCATCCGGCCGACCTGCTCGAGCTGCGTGCGTTCGATGTCGAACGCGAGCTGCTTGATCTCCGGGTCGGTCGTGCGGTCGCGGGCGATGCCCGCCATCGTGACCGCCTGCAGGTGGTGCGTCGACATGTCCTGGGCGAAGCCGACCTCGACCGAGCCGGCGGCCGGCGTGGCGGCCGCCGGCTCGTCGACCGCTCGGGTCACGAACATGCCCGCGACCCCGCCGATCAGCAGGACCGCGAGCAGCGTGCCGCCGATGATCACCCAGCGCGACCAGGTCGGCTGCTCGGTGACCTCGTCGGGTTCGAGGTCGGCTTCGGTGCTCACTTGGTCGTCGTCGGCGAGGCGGGAGCGGACGGGACCGGGGCGGACGGCTGGTTCATGCCGCCCTGCTCGGGCTGCGCGGCCGTGCTGCCCTTGTAGTTCATGGGCTTCGCGTCGGGGCCCGGCTTCGACGGGTCGAACGGCGGCGGGTTGTCCGGGTCGAACTGGCCCGGGACCGCGTCGCAGGACGCGCCGACCTCGGGGTAGACGCCGTTGGGGTTGCTCCGCAGGGCCGCGATGAACTCGTCGATCCGCGCGTCGTTGGCGTCGTCCAGCTTCAGCTGGTGGCCCCACGACTGCAGCGAGATCGGCTTGTCGAGGCCGGGGTAGGGCGACAGCATCGTGAACGGCTTGTCCTTGACGCGGACGCTCAGCAGGTTCAGCGCGTCGCCGCTGATTTGCTGCGGGTTGTAGGCGATCCAGACCGAGCCGTGCTCCAGCGCGTGCACCATGTTCTCGGTGCGGACCGCGGTCGGGTACACGATGCCGGTGCAGGTGGCCCACGTCTGGTCGTGCGGGCCGCCGAACGGCGGGGAGTGGTCGTAGGCGACGCGCTCGGTCGGGAGGACGTGCACGCTGCCGGTGTAGGTGGCCGTCACCACGCCCGGGATGCGCTTCGAGGGATCCGGGTCCTGCGCGCTCGGCGCGAACGCAGCGGCGGCGGCCTCGCGGTCGGCCTGCTCGCGCTTCGGCGCGGACTTCACCATGTAGTACGTGATCACGGCACCGAGCAGGGCGACGATCGCCACGACGGCGATGATCGTGCCCCAGGGCGTGCCCTTCTTGCTCACGACGGAACCGCGGGCCGCCTTCACCGCCGACCCCTTTTTCCGAGTTGTCCCGTTCGCCATGGCTCCCGCGTTCTCCCTCTGTGGCTGCGGACGGATTCCCGCCCGGGCCAGTGTAGAGACCGGCCGTCTGATCACCGTTAACGCCTCACGCACCCACGGGCCGTGATGTGGCCGAGACCGATGCGAGCGTCCCACCAGGGCACACCTAGAATTCGCGGAGTGACTCCCGCCGCTCTCGCCGACCTGGTCCGCAGCTCCGCCGTGCAGGTGCTCGCCGCACGCGGCATCGACGACGCCGTCCTGCCGGAGCAGGTGACCATCGAACGCCCGCGCAACCCCGACCACGGCGACTACGCGACGAACCTGGCCCTCCAGGTGGCCAAGAAGGCCGGCCTGAAGCCCCGCGAATTCGCCGAGGCGCTCGCCGAAGCCGTCTCGGCGGACGACGGCGTCTCCTCGGCCGAGGTCGCGGGTCCCGGTTTCCTCAACTTCCGGCTCGCGGCGGCCGCGCAGGGCGACATCGTGCGCCAGGTGCTCGACGCCGGCGCCGCGTTCGGCCGCGGGGACGCGCTGGCCGGGACCAAGATCAACCTCGAGTTCGTCTCGGCGAACCCGACCGGCCCGATCCACCTCGGCGGCACCCGCTGGGCCGCGGTCGGCGACGCGCTCGGCCGGGTCCTGGCCGCGCAGGGCGGCGACGTCACCCGCGAGTACTACTTCAACGACGCCGGCGCCCAGATCGACCGGTTCGTCCGGTCCCTGATCGCCGCCGCGAAGGGCGAGCCCGCGCCGGAGGACGGCTACGCGGGCGGCTACATCAACGACATCGCCGCCGAGGTCATCAAGGCCGAGCCGAGCGCGCT of the Amycolatopsis sp. NBC_01488 genome contains:
- a CDS encoding DUF305 domain-containing protein, with amino-acid sequence MSTEADLEPDEVTEQPTWSRWVIIGGTLLAVLLIGGVAGMFVTRAVDEPAAATPAAGSVEVGFAQDMSTHHLQAVTMAGIARDRTTDPEIKQLAFDIERTQLEQVGRMKGWLMLWDQPEQAIGAPMQWMTEPMSGHDGMSMAPSSVNPAGGALMPGMATDTELTKLRSLSGRAFDVYFLQLMLRHHQGGAAMAQYAAAHSSLPALKALVNSILTSQGAEVDQMKLMLSGRGAQPLPFS
- a CDS encoding DUF3105 domain-containing protein, translating into MKAARGSVVSKKGTPWGTIIAVVAIVALLGAVITYYMVKSAPKREQADREAAAAAFAPSAQDPDPSKRIPGVVTATYTGSVHVLPTERVAYDHSPPFGGPHDQTWATCTGIVYPTAVRTENMVHALEHGSVWIAYNPQQISGDALNLLSVRVKDKPFTMLSPYPGLDKPISLQSWGHQLKLDDANDARIDEFIAALRSNPNGVYPEVGASCDAVPGQFDPDNPPPFDPSKPGPDAKPMNYKGSTAAQPEQGGMNQPSAPVPSAPASPTTTK